A single genomic interval of Desulfitibacter alkalitolerans DSM 16504 harbors:
- the glmU gene encoding bifunctional UDP-N-acetylglucosamine diphosphorylase/glucosamine-1-phosphate N-acetyltransferase GlmU yields MIASIVLAAGKGTRMKSKIPKVLHKVSGKSLIWHVCQAASYIGVEESILVVGHQAEEVKGELGDKYKYALQEKQLGTGHAVIQAEPYLSKGIDTIVVLCGDTPLLTGLTLQKLLKHHQETKASATILSAILSDPSNYGRIVRNARGQVKMIIEERDALPQERAIKEINSGTYCFNREALFGALKEISPENKQGEYYLTDVIEILVKRNQRVEAIAVEDPLEISGINNRVQLAEAEKVFQKRVNEKWMLEGVTIFDPEVTYIETSVEIGMDTVVLPFSHLKGDTKIGEDCIIGPHTSLENTHVGSFTHINNTISIGAEIGSNCVIGPFSYLRPGTKLADNVKIGDFVEIKKSFVDKNSKIPHLSYIGDCSIGENVNVGAGTITCNYDGKDKWQTVLEDGSFIGSNTNLVAPVTVGKNATIGAGSTITQDVPAEALAVARQKQRNILNWTERKKK; encoded by the coding sequence ATGATAGCATCCATTGTACTTGCAGCCGGTAAGGGAACCCGTATGAAATCAAAAATCCCAAAGGTCCTGCATAAGGTTTCAGGTAAATCCCTTATATGGCACGTTTGTCAAGCGGCTTCATATATTGGCGTTGAAGAAAGTATACTAGTGGTTGGTCATCAGGCAGAGGAAGTAAAAGGGGAGTTAGGTGATAAGTACAAATATGCCTTGCAGGAAAAGCAGCTTGGTACAGGTCATGCCGTTATCCAGGCAGAGCCATATCTTAGTAAAGGGATTGATACCATAGTTGTTTTGTGCGGAGACACGCCACTTTTAACTGGTTTAACCCTACAAAAGCTTCTGAAGCATCATCAGGAAACCAAAGCTTCTGCAACAATATTGTCAGCTATTCTTTCAGATCCATCCAATTATGGAAGGATTGTAAGAAATGCCAGGGGACAGGTGAAAATGATCATTGAAGAAAGGGATGCCCTGCCCCAGGAAAGGGCCATTAAGGAAATAAATTCCGGTACCTACTGCTTCAATAGAGAAGCTTTATTTGGTGCTTTAAAGGAAATTTCACCTGAGAACAAGCAGGGAGAATACTATTTAACAGATGTTATAGAAATACTAGTAAAACGGAACCAAAGGGTGGAGGCTATAGCTGTGGAGGATCCCCTTGAAATTTCAGGAATCAATAATAGGGTGCAGCTGGCAGAAGCAGAAAAGGTATTTCAAAAAAGGGTAAATGAAAAATGGATGTTAGAGGGTGTTACCATTTTTGACCCGGAAGTTACATATATTGAAACCTCAGTAGAGATTGGCATGGATACAGTTGTGCTTCCCTTTTCCCATTTAAAGGGAGATACTAAAATAGGGGAAGATTGTATAATTGGTCCTCATACCAGCTTAGAGAATACCCATGTGGGCAGCTTTACTCATATTAATAATACAATTTCCATTGGCGCAGAAATAGGTTCAAATTGTGTGATTGGTCCCTTTAGTTATTTAAGGCCGGGCACAAAGCTGGCTGATAATGTAAAAATTGGAGACTTTGTAGAAATCAAAAAGTCTTTTGTTGATAAAAACAGCAAGATTCCCCATTTGTCCTATATAGGTGACTGTAGTATTGGGGAAAATGTCAATGTTGGAGCCGGTACAATTACTTGTAATTATGATGGTAAGGATAAATGGCAGACAGTTTTAGAAGATGGATCCTTTATAGGCAGCAATACTAACCTGGTTGCTCCAGTGACTGTTGGTAAAAACGCAACCATAGGAGCAGGATCCACAATAACCCAGGATGTTCCTGCGGAAGCTTTAGCAGTTGCTAGACAAAAGCAAAGAAATATTTTAAACTGGACTGAGAGAAAGAAAAAGTAG
- a CDS encoding 50S ribosomal protein L25/general stress protein Ctc — protein sequence METVLIQAQMRNEQTKGSNSRVRREGFVPGVLYGKEVENTSILVPEKELEKIIAKSGENAFAKISLHKDNGPQEYNVILKEVQRHPFKGTLVHLDFYQVSMSEKLNTVVPISLVGESMGAAEGGIVQQQLREISVRCLPGDIPGSIEVDITNLQIGDSITAADVQTPDKVEIVEDPSTVVVSVSAPRAEEEAEEAETHIEGPGEEAVEEAPEAEDTE from the coding sequence ATGGAAACAGTTCTAATTCAAGCCCAAATGCGTAATGAACAAACAAAAGGTTCTAATAGTAGAGTTAGAAGAGAGGGTTTTGTTCCAGGCGTATTATATGGAAAGGAAGTTGAGAATACTTCAATTCTTGTTCCCGAAAAGGAATTGGAAAAGATTATTGCTAAAAGTGGAGAAAATGCATTTGCCAAGATTAGTCTACATAAGGATAATGGTCCTCAAGAATATAATGTGATTTTAAAGGAAGTCCAAAGACATCCCTTCAAAGGCACCCTGGTACATCTAGACTTTTATCAAGTATCCATGTCTGAAAAACTTAATACAGTTGTTCCCATTTCTCTTGTTGGAGAAAGTATGGGTGCAGCAGAGGGTGGCATTGTTCAACAACAGCTAAGAGAAATCAGTGTGCGTTGTTTGCCTGGAGATATTCCAGGTTCAATTGAAGTGGATATTACTAATTTGCAAATAGGGGATAGTATAACAGCTGCTGATGTACAAACCCCTGATAAAGTAGAAATAGTTGAGGATCCTAGCACTGTAGTTGTAAGCGTGTCAGCACCAAGGGCTGAAGAAGAAGCTGAAGAGGCAGAAACTCATATTGAGGGTCCAGGTGAAGAGGCGGTTGAAGAGGCTCCCGAAGCTGAAGATACAGAGTAA
- a CDS encoding GntR family transcriptional regulator — translation MEKRLSPVQLENYKPLREIVLEALKDAIVNGKLKPGERLMEQQVAEELGVSRTPVREAIRKLEIEGFVIIIPRRGAYVSDISLKDIAQVFEVRAAMEALAAGLAAQRIADDQLEKLERKLVEVKNAVDNSDLDNIIQYDTDFHEIIYGASRNDRLVQILNNLREQIQRYRTASLASPGRLKDTLKEHQELVDAISTRNVALAQKLAKEHIENAENSILEAFKERSYFPFKDEI, via the coding sequence ATGGAAAAAAGACTTTCGCCTGTACAACTTGAAAATTATAAGCCCCTTAGAGAGATTGTATTAGAAGCCCTTAAGGACGCTATTGTTAATGGCAAGTTAAAGCCTGGGGAAAGATTAATGGAACAGCAGGTTGCTGAGGAATTAGGTGTAAGCAGAACACCTGTGAGAGAGGCTATTAGAAAACTAGAAATCGAAGGCTTTGTAATTATAATACCACGCAGAGGTGCTTATGTATCGGACATTTCTCTAAAGGATATTGCCCAGGTATTTGAGGTAAGGGCTGCCATGGAGGCATTAGCGGCAGGTCTTGCAGCCCAGAGAATAGCTGATGACCAGTTAGAAAAACTGGAAAGGAAGCTGGTTGAAGTTAAAAATGCAGTGGACAACTCAGATTTGGATAATATAATCCAGTATGATACAGATTTTCATGAGATTATTTATGGTGCCAGTAGAAATGATAGATTAGTACAGATTTTAAATAATTTAAGAGAGCAAATTCAAAGATATAGAACTGCATCTCTAGCATCACCAGGAAGGCTTAAAGATACTCTAAAAGAACATCAGGAGCTGGTGGATGCCATTTCCACAAGAAATGTTGCCCTGGCACAGAAGTTGGCGAAAGAACATATTGAAAATGCTGAGAATAGCATATTAGAAGCCTTTAAAGAAAGGTCCTATTTCCCATTTAAGGATGAGATATAA
- the mfd gene encoding transcription-repair coupling factor, with the protein MVLREISGMLQTNEDFNNYTNNLRKPAVGQLIHGLTDSQQSYWIGSAAYEVKKPLVIITETVSEAKNMMYDLLNFFQEGEVDYLPPREILLHGLYAKSYELTEERIKVLSRLIKGEIRCLVLPIETLSQKMLPRDVFKNAHIEIEVGTSYDHVQLIDSLVLLGYERVDLVQGSGQFSVRGDILDIYPFNFSDPVRIEFFDDEIETMRCFDAASQRSKGTILNLVIPPARELIVDEQRRQRAIGKLSSHGEEYVQKLAAKGKRNAARKLKDLVDEWLGYLKNDLWSVDLDKLQPFFYETQVSIVEYFVNKPLIMVSEPIKVFETLKRLEEERLNNLTELLDIGKALPGLQGANFTSQEVVELIKIHNVTYLSSLPREIPNTELANIVSFTGKSIPPFHGKIKLLLDEYRAWKKRGYTVVFTVSSSERANRLKEYLWEEKIEIPFLKKITSLDEINGKSFITLGSFVKGFEIPSIKLAVISDEELFGRKKHGKVLRTFKEGAKVGHYGELKVGDFVVHVQHGIGKYLGIEHLKVGGVYRDYLNIQYFGQDKLYVPTDQVELIQKYVGAEGHRPKLHKLGGTDWQKVKGRVKESVQEMAKQLLELYASRETLEGHAFPPDDNLQELFEEAFPYTETPDQLKAIGDTKRDMQKPKPMDRLICGDVGYGKTEVALRAAFKAVRDSKQVAVLVPTTVLAQQHYKTFLERFADFPVVIDTLSRFRTNKEQRQVVEGLEKGTIDIVIGTHRLLSADIKFKNLGLLVIDEEQRFGVGHKEKIKQIRKNVDVLTLTATPIPRTMHMALAGVRDMSVIETPPEDRYPVQTYVIEYSDNLVRDAIRKELDRGGQVYYIHNKIEDIDRVRIYLEKMVPDASIGVAHGKMREDELESVMLNFIEGNHQVLLCTTIVENGLDISNVNTLIVDEADKLGLSQLYQIRGRVGRTNRIAYAYFTYRKNKVLNQQAEKRLAAIREFTEFGSGFKIAKRDLEIRGAGNILGPEQHGHMLAIGFDLYCRLLEDAVRQLKGERQKERDKEALEIEVNVSAYVSNKYVPDSSQIMDIYQELGNCETIEEVKNIEESLVDRYGEMPVESKNLIILTRIRVMAKQLMVTKIKHVGDEIEICFAPAFSVKGEKLLELARGMDRRVSFSGARGLVIKLRTNKLNQKEILDLLENIFLKLAALEGKH; encoded by the coding sequence TTGGTTTTAAGGGAAATCAGCGGAATGCTGCAAACAAATGAAGATTTTAATAATTATACAAATAATCTACGCAAGCCGGCAGTTGGCCAGTTAATACATGGCTTGACGGACAGCCAGCAAAGCTACTGGATTGGGTCTGCAGCATATGAGGTTAAAAAGCCCCTGGTGATTATTACAGAAACTGTATCTGAAGCTAAAAACATGATGTATGACTTGCTTAATTTTTTTCAAGAGGGAGAAGTAGATTATTTACCACCAAGGGAAATACTGCTCCATGGTCTTTATGCCAAAAGCTATGAGCTTACTGAGGAGAGAATAAAGGTATTATCAAGGTTAATAAAGGGAGAGATTCGCTGCCTGGTTTTGCCAATTGAGACCTTGAGTCAAAAAATGCTTCCCAGGGATGTCTTTAAAAATGCCCATATAGAGATTGAGGTTGGGACCAGCTATGATCATGTCCAGTTAATAGATAGCCTGGTTCTGCTGGGCTATGAAAGGGTTGATCTTGTTCAGGGCTCAGGCCAGTTTAGTGTCAGAGGAGACATTTTGGACATTTATCCCTTTAATTTCAGTGACCCGGTAAGAATTGAGTTTTTTGACGATGAAATTGAAACAATGCGCTGCTTTGATGCAGCTTCACAACGGTCAAAGGGGACAATCCTTAACCTTGTTATACCTCCGGCCAGGGAGCTCATTGTAGATGAGCAAAGACGTCAAAGAGCCATTGGTAAGCTTTCAAGTCATGGGGAGGAATATGTTCAGAAGCTGGCAGCAAAGGGAAAGCGAAATGCTGCCAGAAAGTTAAAAGACCTGGTTGACGAATGGCTAGGCTATCTAAAAAATGATTTATGGTCCGTTGATCTTGACAAGTTGCAGCCATTTTTTTATGAAACTCAGGTAAGCATAGTTGAATACTTTGTCAATAAACCATTAATAATGGTTTCTGAACCTATTAAGGTTTTTGAAACCCTGAAAAGACTTGAAGAAGAAAGGCTAAATAATTTAACAGAGCTCCTAGATATTGGAAAAGCTCTTCCGGGCCTGCAGGGTGCCAATTTTACCAGCCAAGAGGTAGTGGAACTCATAAAAATCCATAATGTAACCTATTTATCGTCCCTGCCAAGAGAAATACCTAATACTGAATTGGCAAACATAGTAAGCTTTACCGGGAAAAGCATACCTCCCTTTCATGGGAAAATAAAGCTACTGCTGGATGAATATAGAGCATGGAAAAAGAGAGGATATACAGTTGTCTTTACTGTCTCTTCCAGTGAAAGGGCAAACAGACTTAAGGAATATTTGTGGGAAGAAAAAATAGAAATTCCCTTTCTTAAAAAAATTACCTCCCTTGATGAGATAAATGGCAAGTCTTTTATTACCCTTGGGAGCTTTGTCAAGGGATTTGAGATACCCTCCATAAAGCTTGCAGTAATTTCAGATGAGGAGCTGTTTGGAAGGAAAAAGCATGGCAAGGTTCTAAGGACATTTAAAGAAGGAGCCAAGGTTGGTCATTATGGTGAGCTTAAAGTTGGAGACTTTGTTGTCCACGTCCAGCATGGAATTGGTAAATATTTGGGGATTGAGCATCTAAAAGTCGGTGGAGTCTACAGGGACTATTTGAATATCCAATACTTTGGACAGGATAAGCTTTATGTACCAACAGATCAAGTGGAGTTAATACAAAAATATGTAGGTGCCGAAGGGCACAGGCCAAAACTTCACAAGTTAGGCGGTACAGACTGGCAAAAGGTTAAGGGCAGGGTCAAAGAATCAGTCCAGGAAATGGCCAAACAACTATTAGAACTATATGCATCACGAGAAACCCTGGAAGGCCATGCCTTTCCACCTGATGATAATCTCCAGGAATTATTTGAAGAAGCCTTTCCATATACTGAGACCCCTGACCAGTTAAAGGCCATTGGGGATACTAAAAGAGATATGCAGAAGCCAAAGCCCATGGATAGGCTTATATGTGGGGATGTTGGTTATGGCAAAACTGAGGTTGCTCTTAGAGCTGCCTTTAAAGCAGTTAGAGATTCAAAACAAGTGGCTGTTTTGGTACCAACTACAGTTTTGGCCCAGCAGCACTATAAAACCTTTCTAGAGCGTTTTGCAGACTTCCCTGTTGTCATTGATACCCTTAGTAGATTCAGGACAAATAAGGAGCAAAGGCAAGTTGTGGAAGGGTTAGAAAAGGGCACAATTGATATTGTAATTGGTACCCATCGCCTTCTTTCAGCTGATATTAAGTTTAAAAATCTGGGCTTGCTGGTCATTGATGAAGAACAGAGATTTGGAGTTGGCCATAAGGAAAAGATCAAGCAGATTAGAAAAAATGTTGATGTATTGACATTAACTGCAACCCCCATCCCAAGGACAATGCATATGGCTCTTGCCGGAGTGAGAGACATGAGCGTAATTGAAACGCCTCCTGAGGATAGATATCCTGTACAAACCTATGTTATTGAATATAGTGATAACCTTGTAAGAGATGCAATTCGTAAAGAGTTGGACAGGGGGGGGCAGGTGTACTATATACACAATAAAATTGAGGACATAGATAGGGTTAGGATATACCTTGAAAAAATGGTGCCTGATGCATCCATAGGAGTTGCCCATGGTAAAATGAGAGAGGATGAGCTTGAAAGTGTCATGCTCAATTTTATAGAGGGCAACCATCAGGTTTTACTTTGTACTACAATTGTTGAAAACGGGTTAGACATATCCAATGTGAATACTCTAATTGTAGATGAAGCAGATAAGCTAGGACTATCACAATTATACCAGATAAGAGGAAGAGTCGGCAGGACAAATAGAATTGCCTATGCTTACTTCACATATAGAAAGAATAAGGTCCTGAATCAACAGGCAGAAAAGAGACTGGCAGCTATTAGAGAGTTTACAGAATTTGGCTCAGGGTTTAAAATTGCAAAAAGAGACCTAGAAATCAGGGGAGCAGGTAATATTCTTGGTCCTGAGCAGCATGGACACATGCTTGCAATAGGTTTTGATCTATACTGTCGACTATTAGAGGATGCTGTCAGGCAGTTAAAGGGTGAGAGGCAGAAGGAAAGGGATAAAGAGGCCTTAGAAATTGAAGTTAATGTTTCAGCATATGTTTCCAACAAATATGTACCAGATAGCAGTCAGATCATGGATATATATCAGGAGTTGGGTAACTGTGAAACCATTGAAGAGGTAAAGAACATTGAAGAAAGCCTAGTTGACAGATATGGCGAAATGCCAGTAGAAAGTAAGAATTTGATAATTCTTACAAGAATCAGGGTCATGGCCAAGCAATTAATGGTAACAAAGATTAAGCATGTAGGAGACGAGATAGAAATATGTTTTGCACCAGCTTTTAGTGTCAAGGGTGAAAAGCTTCTTGAGCTTGCAAGGGGCATGGATAGAAGGGTTTCATTCTCTGGTGCAAGGGGTCTGGTAATAAAGTTAAGGACCAATAAATTAAATCAAAAAGAGATTCTGGACCTTCTGGAAAATATTTTTCTTAAGCTGGCTGCTCTTGAAGGAAAGCACTAG
- a CDS encoding nucleotidyltransferase family protein, translating into MQVDALVIAGGYNSDKLQKCSEVAKEALIPIGDKVMVEYVVEALEHTPGINKIAIVGPNELQNIFAHKEKLIIAEEGKSAIDSVINGLELLKPQGRLLILTADIPLINPPAISGFLEACQDTSVDIYYPIVPREANEAKYPGIKRTYVTIKDGTYTGGNAFLVNPNIVHKCAEKGKRLVKLRKSPLALSSLIGWRFILKLVTRRLTLQEAEEKFSNLLGVKGRAVISPYPEIGIDVDKPSDLQLVKSVIERTRCTYE; encoded by the coding sequence ATGCAGGTAGATGCCCTTGTAATAGCAGGAGGATATAATTCAGACAAACTGCAAAAATGCAGTGAAGTGGCCAAAGAGGCCTTGATTCCAATTGGGGACAAGGTCATGGTAGAATATGTGGTGGAGGCCCTGGAACATACACCAGGTATCAATAAAATTGCTATAGTGGGACCTAATGAGCTGCAAAACATTTTTGCCCATAAAGAAAAACTAATTATTGCTGAAGAAGGAAAAAGTGCCATTGATAGTGTTATTAATGGTTTGGAATTGCTTAAACCACAGGGGCGACTTTTGATTCTGACAGCAGACATACCGTTGATAAACCCACCTGCCATCTCTGGATTTTTGGAAGCCTGCCAGGATACAAGTGTTGATATCTACTATCCTATAGTACCAAGGGAGGCAAATGAAGCCAAATACCCAGGAATTAAAAGAACATATGTGACCATAAAAGATGGAACCTATACAGGCGGGAATGCCTTTCTAGTTAATCCAAACATAGTTCATAAATGCGCTGAAAAGGGAAAAAGGCTTGTCAAGCTTAGAAAAAGTCCCCTGGCACTTAGCAGCCTGATAGGCTGGAGATTCATTTTAAAGCTGGTTACTAGAAGACTAACCTTACAAGAAGCGGAGGAAAAGTTTTCAAACCTATTAGGCGTGAAAGGCAGGGCAGTAATTAGCCCATATCCAGAGATTGGTATTGATGTGGATAAGCCAAGTGACCTCCAACTTGTAAAAAGTGTAATTGAAAGGACCAGGTGTACTTATGAATAA
- the purR gene encoding pur operon repressor gives MNKLRRAERLLIISKILFDNPGKLFTLNYFENIFKVVKSTISEDITFVKETLEREQKGEIVTIAGAAGGIKYYPWIEEGAIIQYLDQVAVLLNDYDRIMPGGFLYTSDIIFDPYHSQMLGRIFATKYKAANPDYIVTVETKGIPLALMTAQVFRVPLVIIRDHSRVTEGTSVNINYVSGSTNRIQTMSLPRRAMKENSSVLIIDDFMRGGGTIGGCLDLMKEFKAEVKGIGVLLSTIEPERKLVKEYYSLFEMETFSHNPENPFIKPNLQLELKK, from the coding sequence ATGAATAAGCTGCGCAGGGCAGAAAGGCTGTTGATTATTAGTAAAATTCTCTTTGATAATCCTGGGAAGCTATTTACATTAAACTATTTCGAAAACATCTTTAAGGTTGTGAAATCTACCATTAGTGAAGATATTACCTTTGTCAAGGAGACCCTGGAAAGGGAGCAAAAGGGGGAAATAGTAACAATAGCTGGGGCTGCGGGAGGGATTAAGTATTACCCATGGATAGAGGAAGGTGCAATAATACAATACCTGGACCAGGTGGCTGTTTTGTTAAATGATTATGACAGGATCATGCCGGGAGGTTTTTTGTACACCAGTGACATTATATTTGATCCGTACCACTCCCAGATGCTGGGGAGAATTTTTGCTACGAAATATAAGGCAGCAAATCCTGACTATATAGTTACTGTGGAAACCAAGGGAATACCCCTTGCCCTTATGACTGCCCAGGTTTTTAGGGTGCCCCTGGTAATAATCAGGGATCACAGCAGGGTAACTGAGGGGACTTCAGTAAATATTAATTATGTATCAGGCTCTACCAATAGAATCCAAACCATGTCTTTACCTAGAAGGGCAATGAAGGAGAATTCATCAGTATTAATTATTGACGACTTTATGAGGGGTGGGGGCACCATTGGCGGGTGTTTGGACTTAATGAAGGAATTTAAAGCAGAAGTCAAGGGAATTGGCGTATTGTTAAGCACCATAGAACCGGAAAGAAAGCTGGTAAAAGAGTATTATTCATTGTTTGAAATGGAAACCTTCAGCCATAATCCAGAAAATCCCTTTATTAAGCCAAATTTACAGTTAGAATTAAAAAAATAA
- a CDS encoding ribose-phosphate diphosphokinase: protein MSSFKKKIKLFTGNAHPRLAEEISDYLGIPLGCALIQRFKDGEISIAINESVRGADVYVIQPTCSPANEHLMELLIMIDALKRASAQRITAVIPYYGYARQERKVKARDPISAKLVANLITAAGANRVIAMDLHANAIQGFFDIPFDHLIGVPILAEHFKKMRLENFIVVSPDIGGVTRARDLAERLGSEIAIIDKRRPAPNQAEVMNIIGKVKGKNVIMTDDIVDTAGTICGGAVALLERGAEKVYACCTHPVLSHPALERIENAPFEEFVVTNTIPIQEENLPKKLKVLSIAPLLGEAMIRIHEHLSVSKLFD from the coding sequence ATGTCTAGTTTTAAGAAAAAAATTAAACTATTTACAGGTAATGCTCATCCTCGTCTCGCGGAGGAGATATCTGATTATCTGGGCATACCCCTTGGATGTGCACTGATTCAAAGATTTAAAGATGGGGAAATTTCAATTGCTATAAATGAAAGTGTTCGTGGTGCCGATGTTTATGTTATCCAGCCCACGTGCAGTCCGGCTAATGAACACCTTATGGAACTGCTAATAATGATTGATGCGCTAAAAAGGGCCTCTGCTCAAAGGATAACTGCTGTAATACCCTATTATGGTTATGCACGGCAGGAAAGGAAGGTTAAGGCCAGGGATCCCATATCTGCAAAGCTTGTGGCAAATTTAATAACTGCTGCAGGTGCTAACAGGGTGATAGCCATGGATTTACATGCCAATGCAATTCAAGGCTTTTTCGACATACCCTTTGACCATCTAATTGGTGTTCCTATTTTAGCTGAGCATTTTAAAAAGATGAGACTGGAAAATTTCATTGTTGTTTCTCCTGATATTGGAGGGGTTACCAGGGCAAGAGATTTAGCTGAAAGACTTGGGTCTGAAATAGCCATTATTGATAAAAGGAGACCTGCTCCTAACCAGGCAGAAGTTATGAATATTATTGGTAAGGTCAAGGGTAAAAATGTCATCATGACTGATGATATTGTAGATACTGCAGGTACAATTTGTGGTGGTGCAGTTGCTTTGCTTGAAAGAGGAGCAGAAAAGGTATATGCCTGCTGTACTCACCCGGTACTTTCTCATCCAGCTCTAGAGAGAATAGAAAATGCTCCCTTTGAAGAGTTTGTTGTTACAAATACAATACCCATCCAGGAAGAAAACCTGCCAAAAAAGTTAAAGGTGCTGTCTATTGCACCTTTACTGGGAGAAGCCATGATTCGCATCCATGAGCATCTTTCAGTGAGCAAGCTTTTTGACTAG
- the spoVG gene encoding septation regulator SpoVG — translation MNITDVRIRKINQDGKMKAIVSVTLDDAFVIHDVKVIEGQNGLFVAMPSRKMPDGEFRDIAHPICSSARETIQSAVLKAYDEAM, via the coding sequence TTGAATATTACTGATGTAAGAATTAGAAAGATTAATCAAGATGGCAAGATGAAGGCAATTGTATCTGTAACCTTGGACGATGCTTTTGTGATCCATGATGTAAAAGTTATAGAAGGTCAGAACGGTTTGTTTGTTGCAATGCCTAGTCGTAAAATGCCCGATGGTGAGTTTAGAGATATAGCTCACCCAATTTGTTCATCAGCCAGAGAGACTATCCAATCTGCAGTGTTAAAAGCATATGACGAAGCCATGTAA
- the pth gene encoding aminoacyl-tRNA hydrolase, which yields MKLIAGLGNPGKKYEATRHNIGFMVVDFLADIWKLDFSKTKEKGLIAEGYHNHEKILLVKPQTYMNLSGVCVGGLVNFYKIPVENVIVIYDDLDLEIGTIRIRPSGSSGGHKGMQSIINHLNTNEIIRIKLGIGRNEDATIDHVLGIFDHKEWEIIKRVIPKAGEAVEKLLSGDIERAMNLYNRKYLD from the coding sequence GTGAAATTAATTGCTGGATTAGGCAATCCTGGAAAAAAATATGAAGCAACCAGACACAATATCGGTTTTATGGTTGTGGATTTCCTTGCTGATATCTGGAAATTGGATTTTAGTAAGACCAAGGAAAAAGGGCTGATAGCTGAAGGCTACCACAATCATGAGAAAATTTTATTAGTAAAGCCCCAGACATACATGAATTTAAGCGGAGTGTGTGTCGGAGGTCTAGTGAACTTTTACAAAATACCTGTAGAAAATGTTATAGTTATTTATGACGATTTAGATTTAGAGATTGGAACAATTAGAATTAGACCCTCTGGTTCCTCTGGAGGGCATAAGGGTATGCAGTCTATTATAAATCACTTAAATACTAATGAAATAATCAGAATCAAGTTAGGTATTGGCAGGAATGAAGACGCTACCATTGACCATGTTTTGGGTATTTTTGATCATAAGGAATGGGAAATAATAAAAAGAGTTATTCCCAAGGCCGGAGAGGCTGTTGAAAAATTACTGTCAGGGGACATAGAAAGGGCCATGAATTTATATAATAGAAAATATCTGGATTAG
- a CDS encoding PRC-barrel domain-containing protein — protein MNFRGKNIHGKIIISLQNGQHIGKLKGLVIDPENITVAALLIESKALFKDKMIIPYDKVHSVDEIITVKNSSCLEKASKSTLTGRLVKQNFNLFGARIITEDGSILGTVEDFTLDVKTGKVMSLLVTGKVFEKYFKGTAELPVSQIITIGRDAIIAKAGSKEALLISDDALAEKIETIKDSSAKLWSTTKDSTIKWSKQLSATLKNLTSSKEDTQQNHQEASLEETDPQEPKEKQIIETITNPEPEEKQDKKL, from the coding sequence ATGAACTTTAGGGGCAAAAACATCCATGGTAAAATAATTATAAGTTTACAGAATGGACAACATATTGGCAAGTTAAAGGGACTAGTTATTGACCCTGAGAACATTACTGTTGCTGCACTATTAATTGAAAGTAAGGCCCTATTTAAGGATAAAATGATAATCCCTTACGACAAGGTGCATAGTGTGGATGAAATAATAACCGTAAAAAACAGCAGCTGCCTGGAGAAAGCATCTAAAAGCACACTTACCGGAAGGCTGGTGAAACAAAACTTCAACCTCTTTGGTGCTAGAATAATAACTGAAGATGGTTCCATCCTGGGAACAGTAGAAGATTTTACCCTAGATGTAAAAACAGGTAAAGTCATGTCCTTGCTGGTGACAGGCAAAGTCTTTGAAAAATATTTTAAGGGTACGGCAGAGCTTCCTGTTTCCCAGATTATTACCATTGGCAGAGATGCAATAATAGCAAAAGCAGGTTCAAAGGAAGCCCTTCTCATATCAGATGATGCCCTGGCAGAAAAAATAGAGACCATCAAAGACTCAAGTGCTAAATTATGGAGCACAACAAAAGATTCCACTATAAAATGGTCAAAGCAGCTGTCAGCCACTCTTAAAAACCTTACTTCTTCAAAGGAAGATACTCAGCAAAATCACCAGGAAGCCTCTTTAGAGGAAACTGATCCCCAAGAACCGAAGGAAAAACAAATTATAGAAACTATCACTAATCCTGAACCAGAAGAAAAACAAGATAAAAAGCTCTAG